A genomic segment from Truepera sp. encodes:
- a CDS encoding heavy-metal-associated domain-containing protein encodes MPAERARVLMGVRGMDTDGARERVIEALRAVPGVLDVAPSDASRVAVDYDPTEATAMDLIRALRRIGFLAGME; translated from the coding sequence GTGCCCGCTGAACGCGCCAGGGTCTTGATGGGCGTCCGGGGCATGGACACGGACGGAGCCCGCGAGCGCGTCATCGAGGCTCTCCGCGCCGTGCCTGGCGTGCTGGACGTGGCGCCGAGCGACGCCTCGCGCGTGGCGGTCGACTACGACCCGACGGAGGCCACGGCCATGGACCTGATCCGGGCCCTGCGGCGCATAGGTTTCCTGGCCGGCATGGAGTGA
- a CDS encoding Asp23/Gls24 family envelope stress response protein: MDDDNTRGAEAAAEAGAESEAQATPQEQGEQGGRKKAPSKGPAGLLSTFGKQKPEPKPVERKVDEVRVSDDALASIIGLSAHEVPGVVGMAPASMSEGIRRLLGARQVDEGVVIEHPQGEGRADVDLHVVVAYGVNIPVVAESVRERVRYAALHYAGTKLDQVRVRVVGVSRG, translated from the coding sequence ATGGACGACGACAATACGCGCGGCGCCGAGGCTGCCGCCGAAGCCGGTGCGGAGTCCGAGGCACAGGCAACCCCCCAAGAACAGGGCGAGCAGGGTGGTAGGAAGAAGGCGCCCTCCAAGGGCCCGGCGGGCCTGCTGAGCACGTTCGGCAAGCAGAAGCCGGAGCCTAAACCCGTCGAGCGGAAGGTGGACGAGGTTCGCGTCTCGGACGACGCGCTGGCCAGCATCATCGGGCTCTCGGCCCACGAGGTCCCGGGCGTGGTGGGCATGGCGCCCGCCAGCATGTCCGAGGGCATAAGGCGGCTGCTGGGAGCGCGGCAGGTAGACGAAGGGGTGGTCATCGAGCACCCTCAAGGTGAAGGACGGGCCGATGTCGACCTTCACGTGGTGGTGGCGTACGGCGTGAACATCCCCGTGGTGGCCGAGTCCGTGAGAGAGCGTGTGCGCTACGCGGCGCTGCACTACGCCGGCACCAAGTTGGACCAGGTGCGGGTGCGCGTCGTGGGTGTAAGTCGTGGCTAA